The Microcella flavibacter DNA segment GACGCACGGTCGCGCGACGCTGGCGGCTCCGGTCTCGGGCTCGCCATCGTCGCGGGCACGGCCGCCGCGCACGGCGGCGAGGTGCGCATCCTCGCGTCGGCGCTCGGCGGCGCTCGCGCGGAGATCCGGCTGCCTCTGGGCCTCGATGCATCGATCTCCCCCGGCGACGACAGCGGGCCGCGCCCTTCCTGAAATCCGCTTCAGGTCGCTTCAGCGGCGCTTCAGTGCTCGTCTTCCACAGTGGACCCATGACCGACCGCACCGACTCCCCCTCCTCCCCGCCCCCCGCCCCCGCGTCGCCGACTGCACCGGCCTCGACGCCCGCTCCGGAGCGCTCGTCGCGCCGCACCCGCCTCGGGCTCGGCATCGCCGCCGCCGCACTCGGCGTCATCGCTCTCACCGCCGGCGTCACCGCCGTCGCCGTCGACGCCTTCGACGACGACGACGATGACGACCGCTCCTCCCTCGTGGCCGACTCCTCCGGCGACCGGGGTGTCGGCGCGGACGGTAGCGGCGCGTCCGAGCGCGGCGACGACGACGCGAGCACGTCGGCGAGCACGGCGAGCGGCGGCAGCACCGCCGACGTCGAGCAGTTCGAGAGCGCGCGCGACGCCGCCCTCGACGCGGCCGACGGCGAGCAGCTGCTCGAGCTCGAGCGCACGCGCGACGGCTGGAGCGCGGAGGTGCTGCGCGCCGATGGCACGGATGTCGACGTCGCCCTCACCGAGGCGCTCGAGGCCACCGTCGGCACCCCCGACACCGACGACGATCGGCGCGAGCAGGGCTCCTTCGCCGACGACGGCATCGCCCGCGCCATCGAGGCCGCGCTCGCCGAGACCGGCGGCGGCGAGGCGCACGAGATCGCCCTCACCGACGACGACGGCGCCTACGAGATCTCGGTGCGCGGCGAGGTGCGCGCGGAAATCACGCTCGACGCCTCCTACGCCGTCGTCGAGGTCGACCTCGACTGATCCCGCCGCGATCGGATCGAGCGCGCGCTCAGCTCCGGCCGAGCGCGCGCTCGAGGTCCCGCCACAGGTCCTCGACGCCCTCGAGCCCGATCGACAGCCGCAGGATCCCCGCCCCCGGCCGCGCGTCCGGGGCGATCGGCCGGTGCGTGAGCGAGGCGGGATGCTGCACCAGCGAGTCCACGCCCCCGAGCGACACGGCGTGGGTGAACAGCCCGAGCGCCCCGACGACGGCCGAGGCGGCGGGGTACCCGCCCGCGAGGTCGAGGGTCAGCATCGCTCCGGCCCCCCGCATCTGGCGCCCGACGAGACCCGTCGGATCGCCGCCGCCGAGCCCCGGGTAGTGCACCGCTGCGACGGCCTCGTGCTGCGCCAGGCGCTCGGCGAGCATCCCGGCCGTCGCCTGCTGCGCGCGCACCCGCAGCGCGAGCGTCGGCAGCCCGCGGTGCAGCAGGTACGCGCCGAGCGGGTGCAGCAGGGCGCCCGTGATGGCGCGGACCGGCCGCAGCGCCTCGGCCCACTGGGTCGAGCAGGCGATGACGCCGCCCATGGCGTCGCCGTGCCCGCCGAGGTACTTGGTGGCGCTGTGCAGCACGAGGGCGGCACCGAGCGCGGCCGGGTTCTGCAGCACGGGGGTGGCGAAGGTGTTGTCGACGAGCACGGGCGCGTCCCCCGCCGCCGCGACGACGGCCGCGATGTCGACGAGCTCGAGCGTCGGGTTCGCGGGCGTCTCGAGCACGACGAGGCAGGTGTCGGGACGCATCGCGGCGGCGACGCCGGCCGCATCGACGTAGGTGGTCTCGACGCTCAGCAGCCCCGAGGCGAGCAGGTGGTCGGTGCCGCCGTACATCGGCCGCACGGCGACGACGTGGCGCCCCCTCCCCCGGCTCGCGGCGGCGAGCACGGCGGCGGTGAAGGCCGCCATGCCGGTCGAGAACGCGACGGCCTCCTCGGTGCGCTCCAGCACCGCGAGCGCCTCCTCGAACCGCGCGACCGTCGGGTTCCACAGGCGGGCGTAGACCGCTCCGCCCTCGGTGGGCCGGTGGCCGGTCGCGATCGATTCGTAGGATGCCCCGCCGCTCTCGATCCCGGGCAGAGGGTTCGTCGTCGACAGGTCGAGGGGCAGCGCGTGCACGCCCAGCCCGGCGAGGTCCGCCCGTCCGGCGTGCACGGCGAGGGTCTCGAAGGCGGCGTCATCGTCCATCCCGCGAGGCTGGCGCGCCCTGCGGCAAAGCGCAAGATGCTCCGCAGTACGCGCGACATGCTGCATGATCGGCGCGCATCCTGCATGATGGCCCGATGACGGATGCCCCGCCGCCGCAGATCGCGCGCCCCACCCCCCTCGATGCCGTCGACATGGTGCTGCTCGCCGAGCTCGAGTCGAACGCCCGCCTCACGAACGCGGCGCTCGCCGCCCGGGCGGGCATCGCCGAGTCGACCTGCACGCAGCGGCTGCGGGCGCTCCGGGCCGGAGGCGCCATCCGACGCTTCCGCGCCGACGTCGACCCCGCCGCCCTCGGCCTCACCATGCAAGCCGTCATCAAGGTGCGGCTCGCGAGCCACAGCCGCGATCAGGTGCACGCCTTCCGCGAGCTGCTGCCGAGCATCCCGAACGTGCTGACGATCTTCCACCTCGCCGGGGCCGACGATTACCTGCTGCACGTCGCCGTCGACTCGGCCGTCGCGCTGCGCGACCTCGTGCTCGAGCACATCACCGTGCACCCGGGCGTGCGGCACACCGAGACGCAGCTGGTGTTCGAGGTCATCGACGGGGCGGGGCTGCTGCCCCGGCCGCGCGAGCAGCGCTAGGAGCGCCGGCGCAGCGCCTCGGGCTTGTGCACGGCCTCGCCGCCGCTCTTCTCGCTGCGCACGAGGTACTGCGGCTCGTCCTCCGAGGCGCGCACCGTGCGGCCGCCCGCCTCGGTGTCGCTCGTGATCTTCCGCACGACCTCGCCGACGGCCTCGTCGCCGTGCGAATCCCATGCCACCTTGTCGCCCTTACGGAAGCTCGTCGTCATGCGCCGACGGTAACCCGGGCCGCCGAGGGTCGGAAGCGCGCTCTCGGCCGGCGTCCAGCCCCCCGCTGGGAGGCGGCCGGGAGCGGGCTCGACCCCGCCGCGCCGGGCGAGCACCCTGGAGGCATGAGCGACGACGACGACACGACGACCGAGACCGAGTTCCGCGAGGTCGTGACCATGGCCCCCGCCGAGCTCGAGCGCTGGCTCGACACCGAGGAGTCCCGCTCCGTCGGGCAGTCCGACGGCGGCGAGTCGACCGGGCATCGCAGCGGCCGGCGCATCGTCGAGATCCTGCGCACCAAGAAGGCCGACCTCACCGAGGCCGACCGCGCCCACATGCGGAAGGTCGTCGGCTACGTCCGCCGGCACCTCGCCCAGCGCCCC contains these protein-coding regions:
- a CDS encoding Lrp/AsnC family transcriptional regulator, encoding MTDAPPPQIARPTPLDAVDMVLLAELESNARLTNAALAARAGIAESTCTQRLRALRAGGAIRRFRADVDPAALGLTMQAVIKVRLASHSRDQVHAFRELLPSIPNVLTIFHLAGADDYLLHVAVDSAVALRDLVLEHITVHPGVRHTETQLVFEVIDGAGLLPRPREQR
- a CDS encoding hypervirulence associated TUDOR domain-containing protein translates to MTTSFRKGDKVAWDSHGDEAVGEVVRKITSDTEAGGRTVRASEDEPQYLVRSEKSGGEAVHKPEALRRRS
- a CDS encoding trans-sulfuration enzyme family protein — its product is MDDDAAFETLAVHAGRADLAGLGVHALPLDLSTTNPLPGIESGGASYESIATGHRPTEGGAVYARLWNPTVARFEEALAVLERTEEAVAFSTGMAAFTAAVLAAASRGRGRHVVAVRPMYGGTDHLLASGLLSVETTYVDAAGVAAAMRPDTCLVVLETPANPTLELVDIAAVVAAAGDAPVLVDNTFATPVLQNPAALGAALVLHSATKYLGGHGDAMGGVIACSTQWAEALRPVRAITGALLHPLGAYLLHRGLPTLALRVRAQQATAGMLAERLAQHEAVAAVHYPGLGGGDPTGLVGRQMRGAGAMLTLDLAGGYPAASAVVGALGLFTHAVSLGGVDSLVQHPASLTHRPIAPDARPGAGILRLSIGLEGVEDLWRDLERALGRS
- a CDS encoding DUF3140 domain-containing protein, which translates into the protein MSDDDDTTTETEFREVVTMAPAELERWLDTEESRSVGQSDGGESTGHRSGRRIVEILRTKKADLTEADRAHMRKVVGYVRRHLAQRPQGDVSETRWRYSLMNCGHDPLD